One genomic region from Eremothecium gossypii ATCC 10895 chromosome I, complete sequence encodes:
- the HRQ1 gene encoding ATP-dependent 3'-5' DNA helicase (Syntenic homolog of Saccharomyces cerevisiae YDR291W (HRQ1)) — protein MEGPVKKAKVDGLQEIRRIFTKLNTLYTFLLSRKHVLTTFETLRGPLEQAIKRPLEIADLARIAVVMGRSVEFRYVDLNQIHAETKVFDFGRGGYQQKESDIFQLKSGSESMDETQALVFEFVDGNMSRAWSAGGTPEFTMDQMRRMITRRRDVFEERLAAFAASAEERGLDTWEELCRAADLELPRPKQYVDPVQAMIEAQEGRGTAGPDGQKDIDRPPMNVLLERLKHTKIYSGQIAALHVQKERTAAYGKLDFDLAPEVVNALDHDQLYIHQAEALNAVHAGNNVIITTSTSSGKSLIYQLCAIDALLKDRDSTFMYIFPTKALAQDQKRAFQQLLSRIPSLATVVVATYDGDTEQQNRAAIRKHARVIFTNPDMIHSSILPNHPGWRHFLMHLKLVVVDELHVYKGLFGSHVALVMRRLLRLVRDFYLNAQLRFISCSATIKRPVEHMTNMFGVSDIVHVFKDGSPNGLKYLGVWNPPALPQHMHKRENFIQESAKILVELIVNNTRTIAFCYVRRVCELLMKEVRIILQEMGRIDLVNDVMSYRGGYSVDDRRKIEEEMFHGGLRAVISTNALELGIDIGTLDCVLMCGFPLSLANFHQQSGRAGRRNKDSLTLVVAADSPVDQHYVAHSEILLEYDNDPDKLQELTLDFDNELILEGHIQCAAFELPIDIKRDQQFFNKKYLQDLCTNRLQHDSDGYHANDNYLPWPPKMVSLRGVEEDIYAVVDITNGRNIVIEEIEASRTTFTLYDGGIFIHQGYPYLVKEFNADDKYAKVQRVDVDWLTSQRDFTDVDPQEIQLVRSLTDSDVPVYFGKIRTTMIVFGFFKVDKHGRILDAVETHNPPVIIDSKGLWIDIPRQALELVKERGLNMAGGIHAAEHGIIGLLPRFIVAGVDEINTECKAPEKEFAQRQTSRLRPARLVFYDSKGGHHGSGLSSKIFENIESILNGALQRIEECPCEDGCPDCVAASFCKERSLVISKPASLIILHSILGHDPSTYMHKINQGPEPNMAQVKVETIEPVTTPVKFAADVEIIDVRRIRNPKSEELEIKEEFTDE, from the coding sequence ATGGAAGGACCGGTTAAGAAAGCGAAGGTGGATGGCTTACAGGAAATTAGGAGGATATTTACAAAGCTGAATACCCTTTATACGTTTCTGCTATCTCGAAAGCACGTGCTGACTACTTTTGAGACCCTTCGAGGGCCACTGGAACAGGCAATCAAGCGTCCGTTGGAAATTGCGGACCTGGCAAGGATCGCAGTGGTGATGGGCCGAAGCGTTGAGTTTAGATATGTAGATCTGAACCAAATCCATGCAGAAACGAAGGTGTTTGACTTTGGGCGTGGAGGCTATCAGCAGAAGGAGTCAGACATATTCCAGCTGAAGAGCGGTTCTGAATCCATGGACGAGACGCAGGCGCTGGTGTTTGAGTTCGTAGATGGAAATATGTCCAGGGCATGGTCAGCGGGGGGCACACCGGAATTTACCATGGATCAGATGCGTCGCATGATCACACGGCGGCGAGATGTGTTCGAGGAGCGACTGGCAGCGTTTGCCGCAAGCGCGGAGGAAAGAGGCCTGGACACCTGGGAGGAGCTCTGCCGCGCCGCTGATTTGGAACTTCCGAGGCCCAAGCAGTACGTGGATCCCGTGCAGGCCATGATAGAAGCCCAAGAAGGACGTGGCACTGCGGGGCCGGATGGCCAGAAGGACATCGACCGCCCGCCTATGAACGTACTTCTTGAGCGCCTCAAACATACTAAGATCTACAGCGGACAGATTGCCGCATTGCATGTGCAGAAAGAGAGGACGGCGGCTTACGGCAAACTTGACTTCGATCTGGCACCAGAGGTCGTTAATGCATTGGACCACGATCAGCTGTATATCCATCAGGCAGAGGCCCTCAATGCCGTTCATGCGGGCAATAATGTGATCATTACGacctccacctcctccgGCAAGTCTTTAATCTATCAGCTTTGTGCTATAGACGCGCTCTTAAAAGATAGGGACTCAACCTTCATGTACATTTTTCCAACCAAGGCTTTGGCTCAAGACCAAAAGCGCGCATTCCAGCAGCTTCTCAGCCGCATTCCCAGTCTTGCAACTGTTGTAGTTGCAACTTATGATGGTGATACCGAACAACAGAACCGTGCCGCCATCCGGAAGCATGCACGGGTCATTTTCACGAACCCTGACATGATACATTCAAGTATCTTGCCCAACCATCCGGGATGGCGGCACTTTCTTATGCATCTCAAATTGGTGGTTGTGGACGAGCTACATGTGTATAAGGGTCTTTTTGGCTCCCACGTTGCGCTTGTCATGCGGAGGTTACTAAGGCTTGTCCGCGACTTTTACCTTAACGCGCAACTAAGATTTATTTCTTGTTCTGCAACTATAAAACGTCCAGTGGAGCATATGACTAACATGTTTGGTGTTTCGGATATTGTTCATGTGTTCAAGGATGGTTCACCCAACGGTTTGAAATACCTAGGTGTTTGGAATCCTCCGGCCCTGCCCCAGCATATGCATAAGAGAGAAAACTTTATTCAAGAGAGTGCAAAAATATTAGTCGAATTGATTGTTAATAACACTCGCACTATCGCGTTTTGTTATGTACGCAGAGTGTGTGAGCTGCTAATGAAGGAGGTGCGGATAATACTCCAAGAGATGGGAAGGATTGATCTTGTTAATGACGTTATGTCCTACAGAGGCGGATACTCTGTGGATGACAGAAGAAAGATCGAGGAAGAAATGTTTCATGGTGGCTTGCGTGCTGTGATATCAACAAATGCCCTGGAGTTAGGTATCGATATCGGTACCTTAGATTGCGTATTGATGTGTGGCTTCCCTCTGTCATTGGCTAATTTTCATCAACAGAGTGGCAGAGCAGGCAGAAGGAACAAAGATTCTTTGACGCTAGTTGTAGCGGCCGATTCTCCAGTAGATCAGCATTATGTTGCGCACTCTGAGATATTGCTTGAATATGACAACGACCCCGACAAACTTCAGGAGCTTACTTTGGATTTTGACAATGAATTAATCCTAGAAGGGCATATACAGTGCGCCGCATTTGAGCTACCGATAGATATAAAAAGAGATCAGCAGTTTTTTAACAAGAAATACTTACAGGATCTATGCACTAATAGACTACAGCATGATTCGGATGGATACCATGCCAATGATAATTATCTACCATGGCCACCAAAAATGGTCTCTCTTCGCGGCGTCGAAGAAGACATATATGCGGTTGTGGATATTACAAATGGTAGGAATATTGTGATAGAAGAGATAGAGGCGTCGAGGACAACATTTACGCTATACGATGGGGGCATTTTTATCCATCAAGGATATCCATACTTGGTCAAAGAATTCAATGCCGATGACAAGTATGCAAAGGTTCAGAGGGTCGATGTCGATTGGTTGACAAGTCAGCGGGATTTTACGGATGTAGATCCGCAGGAAATTCAGTTAGTCCGATCGCTAACTGATAGTGACGTCCCAGTTTATTTTGGGAAGATACGAACAACTATGATTGTATTTGGGTTCTTCAAAGTGGATAAACATGGTAGGATATTGGATGCTGTAGAAACGCATAATCCTCCTGTGATAATAGATTCAAAAGGTTTATGGATAGATATACCTAGGCAAGCCCTTGAATTGGTCAAGGAGCGGGGGCTAAATATGGCAGGTGGAATACATGCTGCAGAGCATGGCATAATTGGTTTATTACCGCGGTTTATAGTCGCAGGTGTTGATGAAATAAATACTGAGTGTAAAGCTCCTGAGAAAGAATTTGCACAGCGGCAAACGAGCAGGCTGCGTCCGGCTCGCTTAGTGTTTTATGATTCCAAAGGTGGACACCATGGGTCTGGATTATCAAGTAAGATTTTTGAAAATATTGAGAGCATTTTAAATGGAGCTCTACAGAGGATTGAGGAATGTCCATGCGAGGATGGCTGTCCAGATTGCGTGGCAGCTTCATTTTGTAAGGAACGCTCCCTCGTCATTTCAAAACCGGCGTCATTAATTATTCTGCATTCGATTCTTGGGCATGATCCCTCCACGTATATGCATAAAATAAACCAGGGCCCTGAACCAAACATGGCACAGGTGAAAGTAGAAACCATAGAGCCAGTGACTACGCCGGTGAAATTTGCCGCTGATGTTGAAATCATTGATGTGAGGAGGATTCGAAACCCAAAGAGCGAGGAGCTAGAAATAAAGGAAGAATTCACGGACGAGTAG
- the SRP101 gene encoding Signal recognition particle receptor subunit alpha (Syntenic homolog of Saccharomyces cerevisiae YDR292C (SRP101); Newly annotated start codon according to experimentaly determined 5' end of mRNA using 5' RACE), with amino-acid sequence MIDQFAIFTAQGQLLFQYASLKKRFSEQLCNKFIHELISRPPAINESKFATVSVDSHTFIFRETKATRLFYVASYASAPSLTLNHEAEQVVDMSLQLWDSLGLDSALRAARKEPKGSITLEAVQEELFKFEKYFTVKYESMVEKELSTKSIRDSSPAAQQLKKPTNKKATTGGTQKTRRWNSNGMLDDSNVNADQLDFSPIPDDISTAPAEVTNVNQSDFGSRTEDGQFLIKEIDNMLSQAKKDSTRQPSSAGAPAGVLGFLRKKWLGNKTIDEGDLHAILEKFKKHLIGKNVAPAAADYLTSRVSEQLVGLKTASWTSVEQTARDALEQALISILTPGVSVDLLHEIQKKVGNKVDAKCDPYVFSIVGVNGVGKSTNLSKLAFWLLQNKFKVLIVACDTFRSGAVEQLRVHVENLAQLTDDNHVRGSKNKRGKSGNDAVELFEAGYGGSDLVTKIAKQAIKYAREQQFDVVLMDTAGRRHNDATLMSPLKSFADQAKPDKIIMVGEALVGTDSVQQAKNFNQAFGKDRNLDFFIISKCDTVGEMLGTMVNMVYATGIPILFIGVGQTYTDLRTLSVTWAVNSLLS; translated from the coding sequence ATGATTGATCAGTTCGCCATATTTACAGCACAGGGACAGCTTCTGTTCCAGTATGCGTCGTTGAAGAAGCGCTTCTCGGAGCAGCTATGCAACAAGTTTATTCATGAACTGATATCGCGGCCGCCTGCTATTAATGAATCGAAGTTCGCCACGGTCTCAGTTGATTCGCATACGTTTATCTTTCGCGAGACGAAGGCCACACGGCTGTTCTATGTTGCCTCATATGCATCTGCACCATCGCTGACTCTGAACCACGAGGCAGAGCAGGTGGTGGACATGTCTCTGCAGTTGTGGGATTCGCTTGGACTTGACAGTGCGCTGAGGGCAGCGCGGAAAGAGCCGAAAGGCTCGATTACTCTGGAAGCGGTCCAGGAGGAGCTTTTCAAGTTTGAGAAGTACTTTACCGTGAAGTATGAGTCTATGGTAGAGAAGGAGCTAAGTACAAAGAGCATACGAGACTCGTCGCCTGCTGCCCAACAGCTGAAAAAGCCTACCAATAAGAAGGCGACAACCGGTGGCACACAGAAGACCCGGAGGTGGAACTCCAATGGGATGTTGGACGACTCTAATGTCAACGCCGATCAGTTAGACTTTTCACCAATACCAGACGACATTTCTACCGCACCGGCCGAGGTGACCAATGTGAACCAAAGCGACTTCGGTTCGCGCACTGAGGATGGTCAGTTTTTGATAAAGGAGATCGATAACATGCTCTCGCAAGCAAAAAAAGATTCGACTCGACAGCCTAGTTCTGCCGGGGCTCCTGCTGGCGTCTTGGGATTCCTGAGGAAAAAGTGGCTAGGAAATAAGACCATCGACGAAGGAGATCTGCATGCTATTCTTGAGAAGTTCAAGAAGCATTTAATTGGTAAGAACGTAGCCCCGGCTGCGGCTGATTATCTTACCTCTCGAGTCTCTGAACAACTCGTTGGACTAAAGACAGCTAGTTGGACTAGCGTGGAACAGACGGCTCGTGACGCGTTGGAACAGGCGCTGATCAGTATTTTAACCCCGGGGGTATCAGTCGATCTGTTGCATGAGATACAGAAGAAGGTTGGAAACAAGGTAGACGCAAAGTGCGATCCATATGTATTTTCGATCGTCGGGGTAAACGGTGTGGGAAAATCCACTAACCTATCGAAACTAGCTTTCTGGCTGTTGCAAAACAAGTTTAAAGTTCTAATTGTGGCATGTGACACCTTCAGGTCAGGCGCGGTAGAACAATTACGGGTCCATGTAGAGAATTTGGCTCAATTGACCGACGATAATCATGTGCGCGGCTCAAAAAACAAGCGAGGCAAAAGTGGTAATGATGCTGTGGAATTATTCGAAGCAGGCTATGGCGGCTCTGATCTTGTCACCAAGATTGCTAAACAGGCTATTAAATACGCCCGAGAACAACAGTTTGACGTTGTGTTGATGGATACCGCAGGCAGAAGGCATAATGACGCTACATTGATGTCACCTTTAAAGTCTTTTGCAGACCAGGCGAAGCCCGACAAGATTATAATGGTAGGAGAAGCGCTCGTCGGCACGGACTCCGTCCAGCAGGCTAAAAATTTCAACCAAGCATTTGGGAAGGATAGAAATCTGGACTTTTTTATTATTTCTAAGTGCGACACAGTAGGCGAGATGTTGGGAACGATGGTAAATATGGTCTATGCCACGGGTATCCCGATATTGTTTATTGGTGTTGGGCAGACGTACACTGACCTCAGAACCTTGAGCGTTACTTGGGCAGTCAACTCGTTGTTATCGTGA